From the Eptesicus fuscus isolate TK198812 chromosome 19, DD_ASM_mEF_20220401, whole genome shotgun sequence genome, the window AGAGTAGCTCTCCTCAATGCCTGTacccatgcttctctctctttttttaaaaaatatatttttttattgatttcagcaaggaaaggagagggagaggcatagcaacatcagtaatgagaatcattgatcagctgcctcctgcacaccccacactggggatcaagtctgcaacctgggcatggaatcaaacccgggacccttcagtccacaggccaatgctctatccactgagccaaaccagccagggccccatgtTTCTCTTGCTCTGCTTTTCCATGAGCAAGACAACATAAACACTAAGTGGTGAGATTTACTAAACATGGAAACTAGACTTACATTCCCAACAGGGGACGATGGGTCTCCAAAGATGCAGGCTGGGGTTGAGTGTGGTTCATCTTTAACAAAGTGATAGGACCTGTCTGGAGATGCCTGCAAAAGCAGGGAACATAGCTAATGCCCTTGTAATGAAATGATGTCATATGGAGGTGCTATGAAGTCTTAAAAATTATGGCCTCAAATGCCAAGTCCGAAAAAGTATACAAGGACATCCTTCAAGTCTTGTTGCCTTGATTTAGAGATGTCCAGGCAGGAGGCCCAAGGATGACCACACGGTAGAGACTCAAATATGATTCTACTCCAACCGTGAGAATTAGGTCGCAAAATGACACGTTCAGTGTATGTTCAGTGTAATCTCTAATGACTcccaacagaaagaaaaactcGACTCAACTTTTGAGACAGCGTTAGCAACATCATTGAGCGGCAGAGATGCATTCTGAAGTCCAGGGCACACATCATTAAAGAGCTCACCGGAATACAAGGAACGCGttgtaaaaaatgtttaaagcctCATAATAAAGCAAACTATGGCTCAGCAGGAGATCCAGTGAGTATTATTAGCCAGCCTGCTGCCAACAGATCCCACAATCAGGAACCAGTGCTTTAGGAGTGTCGCCAGATTTGGCACTGACTACACCACGTGGCATCTGTGACTGCAGTCAGCTCTCTGGAGAAGGCATTCTGAAGGGGTGTCCTCCCAGCACCAAGGACACTGCTTCcacataaaacataaaaagaattgGTGCATCTTTTGAATTAAGTGTGCCTCAAGCATCGCTGCCAAAATAAATACCTTATCACGGAAGCATGCCTCAGGCCTAAGATTTTAACAGCAGAAGAACAAAAATGAGAAGGGAAAATTAAAATTCACAGGACCACCATCAAAGCCTTCCGTTTTAAGGTTACCTTCATTGTTCAGGAATGGGGTTCAGTGGGAGTGACTGACTAATTCCTACCAGGACAAACCTGTTTGGCTGCTTCTGTAGTGGATACTTTATGGGGTGGCTGGCACCAGCCAATCCCAGGTGCGACCTTCGGATGAACACAGCCTAGCAGGTTTAATTAGATCAGAGACACAAAAGGCTATTCCCTCCTTGGATAGCGAATAACACAGCTGTAAATGCCTACAATAGCAGGCTAGAAACAAAGGCGGCCAAACAGAACCATAATTGAATCCTTCCCCTAGCTGGCCCATGACAATGATTTACTTATAACCTGGGAAGTGGCTGGTGGAGCAGGAGGGGGTAGGAGACTCAGCCAGCTCCAGAAGATGAATTGCTTGgggacggggaggagggaggtagcAAACTCTTTTGTTTTGTAGCCCAAGTTTACTGGGCATTTTGTTCCACTTCACAGGCAGCTGCTCGGTTTTGGTCTGTTGCTCCCGGAGCTGGTCCTGGTTTCTCCAGGCTTGCATCCCAGGAGTCCCATAAAATAAACCACTCAGCCTCCTGGATCCCACACACAGCTCCACAGGGATAGAGGATATGGGGCTCTCTGCTGGCCACAACCCCACTCTGGCCTTAGGACAGGGCATCCTCCAAGCCCAGGCTAGGAGGCAATGGCAGGTCTTGGTATTCCGAACTTTTCTCCACCCCTGTGTGCATAAAAAGGGTCGATTTTGGACCCAGGTCCAGCAGGGACTTAGTGTCAGGCATGTCCACAATTTGCCCCACCTCAGAAAGATGACAGATTGCAAGGGTGGGCAGGCCGTGCCCCCAACCAAAGTTTTCTTCCTACCTgcaccctcttcctcctctgtcaAGAAGATAACAAGCTCAAGCCACAGCTGGCTGCGCCTTTCACCAACTCTCTATTTTCCAAATGGCCCAGGAGCCCAGATGGGGCCCAGAAGGTGAGGgtagaggaatggagagagggggCAGCGGCTGCTGGCAACAGCTTCCTCTCACTGATGTGCATTCAGCGGGCCCATCAGTGCACCGCCGCCTCTcggtcctcctcctcccagcagggCTCAGGGGGGCGCTCGAGAGGCGGCTTAGTCCGTGTAGTGTCGCCGTCGCCCTCTTCTGGCTCGGCCGGGTGCAGGTGCATGGCGAGCTCCTGCAGCACAGCCGCGCGCCCTATCTGGTCGTTGCGCCGCTTCTCCATGATCAGGTCCTCCAGGCTCTGGAACTCGAGCGTGTGACTGCGCTGGGCAGAGAGCTGGATCTGCAGCCGGTAGGGCTGCTTGCCGATGCGCAGCTCGCCGCCGATCTTGAACTCGCGCTTGCCGTAGCGGCACCAGGCGGCGAAGCTCTCCGAGTTGCGCCAGCTCAGCTCGCGCTCCTTGGCGCCCACGTGTGCCAGCGCGTTGCGCACCACGGCGCTGGGGCTGAGGGGCTTGTAGCGGTACAGATCGTTCACCACGCGGCCGCGCCGGCCCTGGCTCGCGTCGGTCAGGAAGCTGTTGCTCACCTCCAGCCTGTGCAAATGCACCACCTGGAAGTTACCCACATACACAGCCCAGTGCGGGTACTGCGCCTGGGACACGAACTCCACCAGGTCGCCAGGCTTGCACTTGTTGAGCAGGTTCTCGGGCGTGTAGGTGCTCAGCGCCGCGGAGCCCGGCGCGAAGCTTTTCTGGTAGATGCACTCGTCGCGGTAGAACACGGAGCACTCCACCTCGTGCAGCCGAGGGTCGTAGGGctgcggcgggggcggcggcggcccgtCCTCGCCTTTGGGCAAGCCCCCGCCATCCGGACCCTGGGGCGGTGGCTGCGACTCCGCTTCCTCGTCGTCGTTGGAAAAGATGTAGGAGACCCCGATGCGAGGCCCGTCATCCCGGTCCATGCCGGTCGGGTCGGCTGTGGGAACTTCCTTATAACTTAGGTGGGTCAGTTTCTCCACCTGGTTGCCCATCACGCTgcggacacacacacacgttcacacCGCCGAGAGGGGAGAAAGCGAAACCACCACTGGGGTCATTGGCACGGGTCCCCGGACAGGGGCTGAGACCACCTGTTGGGAGAGGAAGGCAAGGAAGCCCTGTAGGAGCCCCTCCGGGGAAAGGACGCTTTGTTAAGGGGCGGGAGGAAGGTTCGGATCGAGCACGGGGGCCATTCTCCGGTGGCAGCGAGCCTCCCCTCATTTCTCCACCTTTCGGGCCATGGTTTCAGGAAGCCAGGCAACTccagctctgcccccgcccccagcccttcACCTCGCTCGGGCAAAAGTCCATCGCCCCGGCAGCTCCTACCGCTTCCGCCAGCGCCCTACCTGCCAAGCCCAGGCAGCAGGGGTAAGGAAGGGAAACTTTACCCCAGTC encodes:
- the LRATD2 gene encoding protein LRATD2, which produces MGNQVEKLTHLSYKEVPTADPTGMDRDDGPRIGVSYIFSNDDEEAESQPPPQGPDGGGLPKGEDGPPPPPPQPYDPRLHEVECSVFYRDECIYQKSFAPGSAALSTYTPENLLNKCKPGDLVEFVSQAQYPHWAVYVGNFQVVHLHRLEVSNSFLTDASQGRRGRVVNDLYRYKPLSPSAVVRNALAHVGAKERELSWRNSESFAAWCRYGKREFKIGGELRIGKQPYRLQIQLSAQRSHTLEFQSLEDLIMEKRRNDQIGRAAVLQELAMHLHPAEPEEGDGDTTRTKPPLERPPEPCWEEEDREAAVH